One Engystomops pustulosus chromosome 7, aEngPut4.maternal, whole genome shotgun sequence DNA window includes the following coding sequences:
- the LBHD2 gene encoding LBH domain-containing protein 2 isoform X3 — protein MTCVDSMTEVMKTCEPGMEDFMLSAPSGAEGHAVQIFPDSHDKHPKLTKRLPSIVVEPTESGDVESGELRWPPEDISPTDDKREAKKCQGCTGVEGAAHLAHEGEHYAGCRAGGNSAN, from the exons CATGACGGAAGTGATGAAAACGTGTGAACCTGGGATGGAAGACTTTATGCTTAGTGCACCATCTGGAGCTGAAGGTCATGCTGTTCAG ATCTTCCCAGACTCCCATGACAAGCACCCTAAGTTGACAAAGCGGTTACCATCAATAGTGGTGGAGCCTACAGAATCTGGAGATGTAGAGAGTGGAGAACTCCGTTGGCCTCCAGAGGACATCTCACCTACAGATGACAAACGAGAGGCAAAGAAATGCCAAGGATGTACAGGTGTTGAAG GTGCCGCCCATTTGGCTCATGAAGGGGAACATTACGCCGGATGCAGAGCGGGGGGAAACAGCGCTAATTAA
- the LBHD2 gene encoding LBH domain-containing protein 2 isoform X2: MKDSPLHCMTEVMKTCEPGMEDFMLSAPSGAEGHAVQIFPDSHDKHPKLTKRLPSIVVEPTESGDVESGELRWPPEDISPTDDKREAKKCQGCTGVEGAAHLAHEGEHYAGCRAGGNSAN, translated from the exons CATGACGGAAGTGATGAAAACGTGTGAACCTGGGATGGAAGACTTTATGCTTAGTGCACCATCTGGAGCTGAAGGTCATGCTGTTCAG ATCTTCCCAGACTCCCATGACAAGCACCCTAAGTTGACAAAGCGGTTACCATCAATAGTGGTGGAGCCTACAGAATCTGGAGATGTAGAGAGTGGAGAACTCCGTTGGCCTCCAGAGGACATCTCACCTACAGATGACAAACGAGAGGCAAAGAAATGCCAAGGATGTACAGGTGTTGAAG GTGCCGCCCATTTGGCTCATGAAGGGGAACATTACGCCGGATGCAGAGCGGGGGGAAACAGCGCTAATTAA
- the LBHD2 gene encoding LBH domain-containing protein 2 isoform X4: protein MTEVMKTCEPGMEDFMLSAPSGAEGHAVQIFPDSHDKHPKLTKRLPSIVVEPTESGDVESGELRWPPEDISPTDDKREAKKCQGCTGVEGAAHLAHEGEHYAGCRAGGNSAN from the exons ATGACGGAAGTGATGAAAACGTGTGAACCTGGGATGGAAGACTTTATGCTTAGTGCACCATCTGGAGCTGAAGGTCATGCTGTTCAG ATCTTCCCAGACTCCCATGACAAGCACCCTAAGTTGACAAAGCGGTTACCATCAATAGTGGTGGAGCCTACAGAATCTGGAGATGTAGAGAGTGGAGAACTCCGTTGGCCTCCAGAGGACATCTCACCTACAGATGACAAACGAGAGGCAAAGAAATGCCAAGGATGTACAGGTGTTGAAG GTGCCGCCCATTTGGCTCATGAAGGGGAACATTACGCCGGATGCAGAGCGGGGGGAAACAGCGCTAATTAA